The following are from one region of the Hydrogenophaga sp. BPS33 genome:
- a CDS encoding TRAP transporter substrate-binding protein — protein sequence MIQRRTLLQSGAAVALGAPALTGLAQQSVTLKFHTFMAPQSNVWLNMHKAWMDKVEKDSGGRIKFEAYPAMQLGGTPLQLFDQARDGVVDISWTLPGNTPGRFPRTEVFELPFMMNNAEATSRAFWEYITTMAPDEYKEIQPIALQVHGPGMFHMRSKQVKTAEDLRGSKVRGPTRQITKMLGYLGAIPVGMPLPQIPDALSKGVIDGCVIPWEVVPSVKVHELTKFHSEFAPAGGALYTTTFVMGMNKAKYASLPPDLKAIIDKNSGIETSGWLGKVQQAGDAPARAQAVKQGNNIYTIPAAEAQEFKRKARLVEVEWVQDMDKRGFDGKKLLETAKALIVKHGKKA from the coding sequence ATGATCCAGCGCAGAACCCTGCTCCAATCCGGTGCCGCCGTTGCCCTGGGCGCACCCGCGCTCACGGGCCTGGCCCAGCAGAGCGTCACGCTCAAGTTCCACACCTTCATGGCGCCACAGTCCAACGTGTGGCTCAACATGCACAAGGCCTGGATGGACAAGGTCGAGAAGGACTCGGGCGGGCGCATCAAATTCGAAGCCTACCCCGCCATGCAACTGGGGGGCACGCCGTTGCAGCTGTTCGACCAGGCGCGCGACGGTGTGGTGGACATCTCCTGGACACTGCCGGGCAACACCCCGGGCCGCTTCCCACGCACCGAGGTGTTCGAGCTCCCGTTCATGATGAACAACGCCGAAGCCACCTCGCGCGCGTTCTGGGAATACATCACCACGATGGCGCCCGACGAGTACAAGGAAATCCAGCCCATCGCGCTGCAGGTGCACGGCCCCGGCATGTTCCACATGCGCAGCAAGCAGGTGAAGACCGCAGAAGACCTGCGTGGCTCCAAGGTGCGCGGTCCCACGCGCCAGATCACCAAGATGCTGGGCTACCTCGGTGCCATCCCCGTGGGCATGCCTCTGCCGCAGATTCCCGATGCGCTGTCCAAAGGCGTCATCGATGGCTGCGTGATCCCCTGGGAAGTGGTGCCGTCGGTGAAGGTGCACGAACTCACCAAGTTCCACAGCGAATTTGCACCCGCCGGGGGCGCGCTCTACACCACCACCTTCGTGATGGGCATGAACAAGGCCAAATACGCGTCACTGCCGCCGGACCTCAAGGCCATCATCGACAAGAACTCCGGCATCGAAACCTCGGGCTGGCTGGGCAAGGTGCAACAGGCCGGCGACGCTCCCGCGCGCGCGCAGGCCGTCAAGCAAGGCAACAACATCTACACCATCCCGGCGGCCGAAGCGCAGGAGTTCAAGCGCAAGGCCCGTCTGGTGGAAGTGGAGTGGGTGCAGGACATGGACAAGCGCGGCTTCGACGGCAAGAAGCTGCTGGAGACGGCCAAGGCCCTGATCGTCAAGCACGGCAAGAAGGCTTGA
- a CDS encoding fumarylacetoacetate hydrolase family protein, producing the protein MSDSRFTFTPPATVSVPVVGRAERFPVHRIYCVGRNYEEHAKEMGFTGREPPFFFLKPADAIVVVDAGQTATIPYPSLTANLHHEIELVVAIGTGGRNIKAADAAKHIYGYAVGLDMTRRDLQNDMKKQGRPWCIGKAFDASAPIGPITPTAQAGEVNQAPIWLQVNGADRQRSTVAKLIWSVAETIEHLSAAWELQPGDLIYTGTPEGVNAVVAGDLMQGGVDGLTPIAVKVA; encoded by the coding sequence ATGTCAGACAGTCGCTTCACCTTCACCCCTCCCGCCACCGTGAGCGTGCCTGTCGTGGGCCGCGCCGAGCGCTTCCCGGTCCACCGCATCTACTGCGTGGGCCGCAACTACGAAGAGCATGCCAAGGAGATGGGCTTCACCGGCCGCGAACCGCCGTTCTTCTTCCTCAAGCCGGCCGACGCCATCGTCGTCGTCGACGCCGGCCAGACCGCCACCATTCCCTACCCCAGCCTTACCGCCAACCTGCACCACGAAATCGAACTCGTGGTCGCCATTGGCACCGGCGGCAGGAACATCAAGGCGGCCGACGCCGCGAAGCACATCTATGGCTACGCCGTGGGCCTGGACATGACGCGGCGCGACCTGCAGAACGACATGAAGAAGCAGGGCCGCCCCTGGTGCATCGGCAAGGCCTTCGATGCTTCTGCGCCCATCGGCCCCATCACGCCCACCGCGCAGGCCGGGGAGGTCAACCAAGCCCCGATCTGGCTGCAGGTCAACGGCGCCGACCGCCAGCGCAGCACCGTGGCCAAGCTGATCTGGAGCGTGGCCGAAACCATCGAACATCTCTCTGCCGCCTGGGAGCTGCAACCGGGCGACCTGATCTACACCGGCACGCCGGAAGGCGTGAACGCGGTGGTCGCTGGCGACCTCATGCAAGGTGGCGTGGACGGCCTCACGCCCATTGCGGTGAAGGTCGCCTGA
- a CDS encoding glutamine synthetase family protein, producing MTGTFAERCGIHDHTREVECKRVAKLIESSGIELVRFGWCDAHGMLRGKTLTAKAAVRALRDGVGMVGTLMLKDTADRTAWKVFEPGGTDDLPGFKGAANLMLVPDPQSFTILPWQERTGWLRCQPWFADGTPVPLDTRRVLQNALEQLGHAGYGLKTGLEVEFHIYRITDTRPQLDPELAAWPGLPPAVEMIHPGYNLQADAMIDLSDEPLRIVQRTAQALGLPLQSLEIELGPSQVEAVFDATDALTTADQMVLFRNGVRQALRRAGYHATFMCRPPFPNIMSSGWHLHQSLVDLDNGRNACVREAPAEGSTRADATHTLSAAGAHWLAGLLSHARGMTVLCTPTINGFARFRPNALAPQAALWGQDNRGAMLRVVGAAGDNATRIENRVGEPAANPYLYIAAQIHAGLDGLARAVLPPPGTDSPYAADHQKLPSSLGEGLDALRADTALCQSLGEEVVRYFCRIKQSELERHAQAEDKTDFERREYFART from the coding sequence ATGACCGGAACGTTCGCCGAACGTTGCGGCATCCACGATCACACCCGCGAAGTCGAGTGCAAGCGCGTCGCCAAACTCATTGAATCCAGCGGCATCGAGCTCGTGCGCTTTGGTTGGTGCGATGCGCACGGCATGCTGCGCGGCAAGACCCTCACCGCCAAGGCCGCCGTGCGTGCGCTGCGCGATGGCGTAGGCATGGTGGGCACGCTCATGCTCAAGGACACCGCCGATCGCACGGCCTGGAAGGTGTTCGAGCCCGGCGGCACCGACGATCTGCCCGGATTCAAGGGCGCGGCCAACCTCATGCTCGTGCCCGATCCACAGAGCTTCACCATCCTGCCCTGGCAGGAGCGCACCGGCTGGTTGCGCTGCCAGCCCTGGTTCGCCGATGGCACGCCCGTGCCGCTGGACACGCGGCGCGTGCTGCAGAACGCGCTGGAGCAATTGGGGCATGCCGGCTATGGCCTGAAGACCGGCCTCGAAGTCGAATTCCACATCTACCGCATCACCGACACCCGCCCGCAACTCGACCCCGAGCTCGCCGCCTGGCCCGGCCTGCCGCCGGCGGTGGAAATGATCCACCCCGGCTACAACCTGCAGGCCGACGCGATGATCGACCTGAGCGACGAGCCGCTGCGCATCGTGCAGCGCACCGCGCAGGCGCTGGGCCTGCCGCTGCAATCGCTGGAAATCGAACTCGGCCCGAGCCAGGTGGAAGCGGTGTTCGACGCCACCGACGCGCTGACCACCGCCGACCAGATGGTGCTGTTCCGCAATGGCGTGCGCCAGGCGCTGCGCCGCGCGGGCTACCACGCCACCTTCATGTGCCGCCCGCCGTTTCCGAACATCATGTCCAGCGGCTGGCACCTGCACCAGTCCCTGGTGGACCTGGACAACGGCCGCAATGCCTGCGTGCGCGAAGCGCCGGCCGAGGGCAGCACGCGCGCCGATGCCACCCACACCCTCTCCGCCGCCGGTGCGCACTGGCTCGCGGGACTGCTCTCGCATGCGCGCGGCATGACCGTGCTGTGCACACCCACCATCAACGGCTTCGCGCGCTTTCGCCCCAACGCGCTCGCACCACAGGCCGCGCTCTGGGGGCAGGACAACCGCGGCGCCATGTTGCGCGTGGTCGGTGCGGCCGGCGACAACGCCACCCGCATCGAGAACCGCGTGGGCGAGCCCGCGGCCAACCCGTACCTCTACATCGCCGCGCAGATCCACGCCGGGCTCGACGGCCTCGCGCGCGCTGTGCTGCCGCCACCGGGGACCGATTCGCCCTACGCGGCGGACCATCAGAAGCTGCCGTCTTCGCTGGGTGAAGGGCTCGATGCGCTGCGCGCGGACACGGCCTTGTGCCAGTCCCTGGGCGAGGAAGTGGTGCGCTACTTCTGCCGCATCAAGCAAAGCGAACTCGAGCGCCACGCGCAGGCCGAGGACAAGACCGACTTCGAACGGCGCGAGTACTTCGCCCGCACCTGA